The Alphaproteobacteria bacterium genome segment TTTATGGTCAAATGAATGAGCCACCTGGGGCCCGTGCACGTGTCGCACTAACAGGGTTGACACTCGCAGAATATTTTAGAGACGATGAAGGGCAAGACGTTTTGTTCTTTATTGATAATATCTTTAGGTTTACGCAAGCCGGTTCTGAAGTGTCAGCGTTGCTTGGTCGTATCCCATCTGCTGTGGGGTATCAACCAACGCTTGCGACCGACATGGGTACATTGCAGGAACGTATTACGACAACAAAACGCGGATCGATCACATCTGTGCAAGCGATTTATGTGCCTGCCGACGATTTGACTGATCCTGCACCTGCAACGGCTTTCTCGCATTTGGACGCAACAACTGTGTTGAATCGTCAAATTGCTGAGATTGGGATTTATCCAGCTGTGGATCCGCTTGATTCAACATCACGTGTGCTTGATCCTCGGATTGTGGGTGATGAGCATTACAGCATTGCACGTGAAGTACAACGCGTTCTTCAAACCTATAAATCCCTTCAAGATATCATTGCGATCTTGGGGATGGATGAATTGTCTGAAGAAGATAAGCTTGTCGTGAGTCGCGCCCGTAAGATTCAACGTTTCTTGTCACAACCATTCCATGTGGCTGAAGTCTTTACAGGCAAACCAGGTGTGTTTGTGCCTTTGGAAGAAACGATTCGTGGTTTTAAGGGTATCGTTAAAGGCGATTATGACGATATTCCAGAATCTGCGTTTTATATGGTTGGTACTATTGATGAAGCGATTGAAAAAGCACGTCAACTGGCCTCTTCTATAGCAGAAGCTGCTTGATAATAGTTGATGGACTTGGATTGATACTGCGTCGTGCCTTGCTCATGTATGAAGTATACACTTCGCGCGTTACTCCTTGTCTGAATCTCAAGTCTATCAACTATATGCTCGAGCTTTGAAATTAGCCTTGTAGGAAATCTAGTATTTCCGTCATTGCGAGTTGCCCACCACCTAAAAAGGGTGGACTTAAAAGGAATGACAACTGCCATCCGTCATTGCGAGGGGCCCAAATTTAAAAGGGGCTCCGTGGCAATCTCTCTGGAAAATTGAGATCGCCACACCTCCCCTAAAAAAAAGAGGCGGTGGTTCGTCATTGCGAGCGTCTAAGACGCGCGGCAATCTAAAATGGGCGTTCAGATAGCTTTTAGATTGCCACGGGACTTGGTCCCTCGCAATGACGATTAGAGGGGTGCGGTCTCGCTCTTCAGAATAACGAATGAAAAAAGAGTACTCAATGACGGACGTATTTTTATATAACCTGATAAGACGCTAAACCATTAAAAAGGAAAAAACCAATGGCCAAAATTCATTTTGATCTTGTCTCACCTGAAAAATCACTTTTTTCAGACGATGTGGACATGGTTGTGATTCCTGGTAAAGACGGTTATTTCGGTGTTTTACATGACCACACGCCTTTTGTGACGAGTCTTAAGCCTGGACTAATTGGCATTTATAAAGATGGTAAGCGCAAAGAAAGGCTTTACGTAAAATCCGGTTTTGCTGATGTTACACCCAATCAATGCACTGTTCTTGCTGAAGAAGTTGTCGTGCTGTCGACATTAGATCTTGAAAAACTTAATAAAAATTTAATTGAAATGGAATCAGATAAAGAAGAATCTTTAACACCTCAAGCACAAAACTTGCGCGAAATGCTTGATGCTATTAAAGATGCTGATTTTCTTTACCCGATAAATATGCCTTAACAGATAGTCTTTTAACTTCTTTATTTTTTTTACTTGAGACTAAAACAGCTATATAATATTTTCCATATTTAGTTAATTAGAGTGTCATTCGTTTTTTATGTAGGAAGATGCTACGTTTTGCTTCTTATTTTTTTCTTAACCAAAAACGATAACAATATAGAGGTGCAACGTTTAAGGAGCAAAAATTATTTTTGTTCTCTTTTTGTTCTTTATTTTTGGTTTGTTTTTTGATAACATCCACTTGGAAGTATTTTCCTCGGCATATTTATAAAGGATAAAAAATGCAAAAATCATCAATAAATCTAGGCGAGATTCAATTGATTGGCCTTAAAGCGCGTACGAATTTAGCAAACGAAATTAATCCATTGACCTCAAAAATTATGCAACTTGTAGGTCAATATTTTCAAGAAAAAATCTATCTTAAGATACCTAATCGTCAATTTGAAAAAAGCGAAACGCCTAATCGTACATTTTGTGCCTATACTGAATATGCAGGCGATTACACAGCAGATTATACATTTTTTGTAGGCGAAGAAGTCACAAGCTTAGAATCAATACCAGATTCATTAAGCGGATTAAAAATTCCAGCCCAACATTATA includes the following:
- the atpD gene encoding F0F1 ATP synthase subunit beta, with the translated sequence MHKGKVSQIIGAVVDVEFANNLPQILNALTVNVDGRKVVLETAQHLGEKTVRTIAMDSTDGMSRGMEVIDTGIPITVPVGPETLGRIINVVGEPIDERGPVITKKSSPIHREAPSFAEQATESEILVTGIKVVDLLAPYLKGGKVGLFGGAGVGKTVLIMELINNVAKAHGGFSVFAGVGERTREGNDLYHEMIDSGVIKLDGPGSKAALVYGQMNEPPGARARVALTGLTLAEYFRDDEGQDVLFFIDNIFRFTQAGSEVSALLGRIPSAVGYQPTLATDMGTLQERITTTKRGSITSVQAIYVPADDLTDPAPATAFSHLDATTVLNRQIAEIGIYPAVDPLDSTSRVLDPRIVGDEHYSIAREVQRVLQTYKSLQDIIAILGMDELSEEDKLVVSRARKIQRFLSQPFHVAEVFTGKPGVFVPLEETIRGFKGIVKGDYDDIPESAFYMVGTIDEAIEKARQLASSIAEAA
- a CDS encoding effector binding domain-containing protein, translating into MQKSSINLGEIQLIGLKARTNLANEINPLTSKIMQLVGQYFQEKIYLKIPNRQFEKSETPNRTFCAYTEYAGDYTADYTFFVGEEVTSLESIPDSLSGLKIPAQHYTKFTTEPGPMPASVINAWQKIWLMSDKDLGGKRNYHTDFEIYDERAMNPLNTILDVYIGLQP
- the atpC gene encoding ATP synthase F1 subunit epsilon gives rise to the protein MAKIHFDLVSPEKSLFSDDVDMVVIPGKDGYFGVLHDHTPFVTSLKPGLIGIYKDGKRKERLYVKSGFADVTPNQCTVLAEEVVVLSTLDLEKLNKNLIEMESDKEESLTPQAQNLREMLDAIKDADFLYPINMP